A section of the Oncorhynchus nerka isolate Pitt River linkage group LG3, Oner_Uvic_2.0, whole genome shotgun sequence genome encodes:
- the LOC115116121 gene encoding SLIT and NTRK-like protein 5, whose translation MHHWIVILLLVTTSVGIVEMFDNYGEICRRLCACEEKEGILTVGCESRGIVDLSEVSPVYFTTYNLLLTGNLLKRLSTNDFVEYNGLTILHLGNNDISTVESGAFNGLQGLKRLHLNNNKMDALTEDLFIGLESLEYLQLDYNSIAHVEPKAFSKLHRLEVLILNDNIISTLPTDIFQHVPLTHLDLRGNQLKLFPYLGLLEHMDSIMELQLEENPWNCSCELIALKAWLESISYTALVGDVVCEFPFRLHGRDLDEVSKQELCPRRAIAEYEMRPRAHQTTDAYFRTTRASVTASFTSRSRPTKGPRQSGKLKSKPTSRIPSNKPQNYGQIVSYQTKSPMPLECPTACTCNLQISDLGLNVNCQERKIERISDLNPKPYNPKKMYLTGNFIPVVRRSDFVELIGLDLLHLGNNRIAHIHDRAFGDLTHLRRLYLNGNLIDRLTVDMFFGLESLQFLYLEYNVIREIVSDTFQHVSNLQLLFLNNNLLKTLPRGIFNGLTLARLNLRNNHLRSLPVSGVLGQLTSLVQVDLFENPWDCGCSVMKMKMWLEQLSSGTVVDNVICGSPKKLFGEDMRYIKTTHFCLNNSDILASMIPPSEESVPGSTITIETSLDYDTQINGVPLSVTILALLLMFIVSVFVAAGLFAAVKKRRQKTLNEQNNSMNACISSLNMEYGLYKKGSIPKVRTSAGHVYEYIPSPTEQTCKNTVCSPTVYRPMENKSVDGYRDFDQLNVTFLNNHSEEEAGSNAISAEYGVSTPLNKHSPLQDNVLDPDEPSPYSNTLPCRRTAHSSNQYNSDFNVRHQYMHPERIQQTILYCTAPSAVYVEPNISEYWELKAKLHSDPDYLEVLEKRTTFTQF comes from the coding sequence ATGCATCACTGGATTGTAATCCTGTTGTTGGTGACTACATCAGTGGGCATCGTTGAGATGTTTGACAATTATGGAGAGATATGTCGAAGATTGTGTGCCtgtgaggagaaagaggggatacTGACCGTGGGCTGTGAAAGTAGAGGAATAGTCGATCTCTCTGAAGTTAGCCCTGTGTACTTCACAACTTATAATTTACTGCTCACGGGGAACCTTTTGAAGAGGCTCTCCACCAATGACTTTGTTGAATACAATGGGCTTACAATATTGCATCTGGGCAACAATGACATATCCACAGTTGAATCAGGAGCTTTTAATGGACTTCAAGGATTAAAAAGATTACATCTCAACAATAACAAAATGGATGCCTTGACGGAAGATCTTTTCATCGGCCTTGAAAGTCTGGAATATCTTCAGCTAGACTACAATTCCATCGCTCATGTCGAGCCAAAAGCCTTCAGCAAACTGCATCGTCTGGAGGTCCTGATTTTAAATGACAACATAATTTCTACTCTTCCCACTGACATTTTCCAACATGTCCCTTTGACTCACCTTGACCTGAGGGGGAATCAACTGAAACTATTCCCTTATTTGGGTCTTTTGGAACACATGGACAGCATTATGGAATTACAACTAGAGGAGAACCCATGGAACTGCTCTTGTGAGCTGATTGCTCTAAAGGCCTGGCTCGAAAGCATATCCTACACCGCTTTAGTGGGTGATGTGGTCTGTGAGTTTCCATTCCGGCTTCATGGGAGAGATCTTGATGAAGTCTCTAAACAGGAACTGTGCCCCAGGAGAGCTATTGCAGAGTATGAGATGCGTCCACGGGCACATCAGACCACCGATGCATACTTTAGGACCACACGAGCCTCAGTCACAGCCTCATTCACATCCCGGTCAAGGCCCACCAAGGGACCTCGCCAGTCAGGCAAGTTAAAGTCAAAACCCACATCTCGCATCCCCTCCAATAAACCGCAAAACTATGGTCAAATAGTTTCATATCAAACCAAATCCCCAATGCCTTTGGAATGTCCTACTGCCTGTACTTGCAATCTCCAAATTTCAGACCTTGGTCTGAATGTTAACTGCCAAGAGAGAAAGATTGAGCGAATCTCTGACTTAAATCCCAAACCCTACAATCCCAAAAAGATGTATCTCACAGGGAATTTTATCCCTGTGGTGCGGAGATCAGATTTCGTTGAATTGATTGGATTAGATTTGCTTCACCTTGGCAACAATCGGATCGCTCACATCCATGACCGAGCCTTTGGGGATTTAACACACTTACGCAGGCTGTACTTGAATGGGAATTTGATAGACCGTCTCACAGTCGATATGTTCTTTGGATTAGAGAGTCTGCAGTTCCTATATTTAGAATACAATGTCATTAGAGAAATTGTTTCAGACACCTTTCAGCATGTCTCCAACCTTCAGCTGCTCTTCCTAAATAATAACCTCCTGAAGACCTTACCCCGGGGAATCTTTAATGGGTTGACATTGGCCAGACTAAATCTTCGTAATAATCACCTCCGCAGCCTGCCTGTCAGTGGCGTGTTGGGTCAACTAACATCACTGGTGCAGGTAGACTTGTTCGAGAACCCCTGGGATTGCGGCTGCTCCGTCATGAAGATGAAGATGTGGCTGGAACAGCTCAGCAGCGGCACGGTTGTGGACAATGTCATCTGTGGCTCCCCTAAGAAGCTGTTCGGGGAGGATATGCGATACATTAAGACAACTCATTTCTGCCTAAATAACTCTGATATCCTTGCGTCCATGATCCCACCTTCGGAAGAATCTGTTCCCGGGAGCACCATCACCATAGAAACATCATTAGATTACGACACACAGATCAACGGTGTTCCCCTGTCTGTTACGATCCTTGCCCTGCTCCTGATGTTCATCGTTTCGGTGTTTGTCGCCGCGGGACTGTTTGCAGCTGTGAAGAAGAGACGTCAAAAGACACTAAATGAGCAGAATAACTCCATGAACGCGTGCATTAGTTCGCTGAACATGGAGTACGGTCTTTACAAAAAGGGATCCATTCCAAAAGTCAGAACGTCTGCAGGGCATGTGTACGAGTACATCCCCTCTCCCACTGAACAAACGTGCAAAAACACCGTCTGTAGCCCCACAGTGTATCGGCCAATGGAGAACAAATCAGTAGATGGGTACAGAGACTTTGATCAGTTGAATGTGACGTTTCTGAATAATCACTCGGAAGAAGAGGCGGGTAGTAATGCAATAAGCGCTGAATACGGTGTTAGTACTCCACTCAACAAGCACTCCCCTTTACAAGACAATGTCCTAGACCCAGACGAGCCGTCACCCTACAGCAATACTTTACCATGCAGGCGTACTGCCCATTCATCAAATCAGTATAACTCAGACTTTAATGTCAGACATCAATACATGCACCCAGAAAGAATACAGCAGACAATATTGTATTGCACAGCACCGAGTGCTGTTTATGTTGAACCTAACATAAGTGAGTACTGGGAACTGAAAGCCAAACTTCATAGTGATCCCGACTACCTTGAAGTTCTTGAGAAACGTACCACGTTCACCCAGTTTTGA